The following coding sequences are from one Biomphalaria glabrata chromosome 8, xgBioGlab47.1, whole genome shotgun sequence window:
- the LOC129927685 gene encoding uncharacterized protein LOC129927685, which yields MARLNKRLAQLKQARMSRKLDLERVTGKSKTLVDLDKSGTSTTSSRSISSSTPSPTRSRSDSSSGHNITAAVEIENVSTEANKSEALASRSKSSKLHLDLNTRSKSKIIDIPKLDVDNLISTTPHTNRTIVEFDQLQALIQPLLCPGCNKSSLKLNSDEKCRKGLSVKLSINCETCRTVVSSNHTSGYSKENKRYSVNNSAVLSSILCGLGSYTFNKLCEHLDIPGMCKKNFLNITKLIYNKGDDIRQALELKTVDLIRRKHAEESGVSINEEDIIDIDVSYDGSWLTRGHTSHIGIGCVVDVLTGYVLDFHIVSTFCLVCQTTGRKIKEKSPSQYSEWFETHKPFCEINYTGSSAMMETHAAEVLWLRSVTKFKLRYTSMLSDGDAKSFKRVTELKSYGDIPIVKEECVNHVGKRMGSALRNLVADCSKKGTSLGGKGHGKLTQNTIKKLTLYYSRAIRKHKNVSDMQKAIMASLYHCLSTDKSPKHQLCPTGSGSWCFYNAAVAKNETPGPHSKLLCTPLNYKLLADHLKPIYKRLSEPALLQRCLLGATQNADESLHSKIWSTCDKKKFSSWNKVTFSVISSIYDFNFGFAASKIMKNILFCKNTFHAHRLGLSRQNQRLSGSAYKKSKVVMRRLQMRKDAKARRELELRDAEGPTYEAGQF from the exons atGGCTAGACTCAACAAAAGGCTAGCTCAATTGAAGCAAGCTCGAATGAGTcgcaaattagatctagaaagagtTACTGGTAAATCTAAGACTCTAGTCGATCTAGATAAATCTGGTACTTCCACaacaagttctagatctatatcttcatCAACACCTAgccctactagatctagatctgattcATCTTCTGGACATAATATTACGGCAGCAGTTGAAATTGAGAATGTGTCTACCGAAGCCAATAAAAGTGAGGCATtggcatctagatctaagtctagtaaaCTTCATTTAGATCTCAATACCAGgagtaaaagtaaaattattgaCATTCCCAAATTAGATGTTGATAATTTAATATCCACCACTCCACACACTAACAGAACAATAGTTGAATTTGACCAACTTCAGGCCCTTATACAGCCTTTACTTTGTCCTGGCTGCAATAAGtcttcattaaaattaaattctgaTGAAAAATGTCGCAAAGGCCTGTCTGTTAAACTTAGCATTAACTGTGAAACATGCAGGACAGTTGTAAGTAGCAACCATACATCAGgttattctaaagaaaataaaagatattcTGTTAACAATTCTGCAGTTCTATCATCAATCTTATGTGGATTAGGTTCCTACACATTTAACAAACTGTGTGAACATTTAGACATACCtggaatgtgtaaaaaaaactttctaaatATTACTAAACTAATTTACAATAAAGGTGATGATATCCGACAGGCCCTAGAACTTAAAACTGTTGACCTTATTCGTCGAAAGCATGCGGAGGAAAGTGGAGTTTCTATAAACGAAGAAGATATCATTGATATTGATGTCTCATATGATGGCTCATGGCTAACCAGAGGACACACTTCACATATTGGAATTGGATGTGTTGTTGATGTGTTAACAGGATATGTTTTGGATTTCCACATagtttcaacattttgtttggtCTGTCAAACCACTGGCAGAAAGATTAAAGAAAAATCCCCATCACAGTATTCAGAATGGTTTGAAACACACAAGCCTTTTTGTGAAATCAACTACACAG GTTCATCAGCTATGATGGAAACACATGCCGCAGAGGTATTATGGCTGAGGTCAGTTACAAAATTTAAGCTTCGCTACACATCAATGTTATCTGATGGAGATGCTAAATCTTTCAAAAGAGTAACTGAACTTAAATCTTATGGTGACATTCCCATAGTAAAAGAAGAATGTGTCAACCATGTTGGTAAAAGGATGGGATCTGCACTTCGAAATTTAGTTGCTGATTGTAGCAAAAAAGGTACTTCTCTTGGAGGCAAAGGGCATGGTAAACTAACTCAAAACACTATAAAAAAGTTAACACTTTATTACTCTAGAGCCATTAGAAAGCATAAAAATGTTTCTGATATGCAGAAAGCTATAATGGCATCTCTTTATCATTGCTTGTCAACTGACAAATCACCGAAACATCAATTGTGTCCAACTGGATCTGGCTCGTGGTGCTTCTACAATGCTGCTGTTGCTAAAAATGAGACTCCTGGTCCACATAGCAAGCTTCTCTGCACTCCTCTAAATTATAAGCTACTAGCTGACCACTTAAAACCAATATATAAACGCCTCTCCGAGCCAGCCCTCTTACAACGTTGTTTGCTAGGTGCTACCCAAAACGCCGACGAGTCTTTGCATTCCAAGATTTGGAGTACTtgtgataaaaagaaattttcttcTTGGAACAAGGTAACATTTTCAGTGATATCCTCTATTTATGACTTTAACTTTGGATTTGCTGCttcaaaaataatgaaaaatattctGTTCTGCAAAAACACGTTTCATGCCCATCGTCTTGGTTTGAGTCGACAGAATCAACGATTAAGTGGGTCGgcgtataaaaaaagtaaagtggtCATGAGACGACTCCAGATGAGGAAAGATGCAAAAGCTCGAAGGGAACTTGAGTTAAGAGATGCAGAGGGACCTACTTATGAAGCAGGACAgttttag